The DNA segment GCCGGAGCCGTAGCCGTAGCCGTAGCCTTCACCGGAGCCGGAGCCGTAGCCTTAGCCGTAGCCTTCGCCGTAGCCGGAGCCTTCACCGGAGCCGTAGCTGTAGCCGGAGTCGTAGCCGTAGCCTTCACCGGAGCCGGAGCCGTAGCCTTCACCGGAGCCGGAGCCTTTACATTATTTAGTGCTTACATTGGCTGGCGTAGTCTCACTGGAAATGGAAAAGAAGCTTGGGTTCGCTCATTTGCTGTAGCCTTTGCTGCGACGGGTGGAACTAGCTTTCGTGATGCTGATTTAACTAATGCTGACTTTACTGGTGCAATTCTCAGAAATACAGATTTTAAAAAAGCCAACCTCACACGCACTCGGTTTTATGAAGTCAAAAAACTCGACCTTGCTAGAGTTGGAGATTCAATATTAGCTAAACGAGATGTTCTTAATTTACTCGTCAGCTGCAATGGTAGAGAAAAATCATATCTTGGCGCTAACCTGAAAGGAGCAAACCTTATAGGTGCAGACTTAACAAATGCTAATCTTAAAAATGTTGATATTACGGAAACCACCTTCCAAGGAGCTTGTTTAGATTGGGCAAATTTAACTCTGGCTCAAGCTGTGGGTACTAATTTCACCAGCGCCCAAATGACAGGTGCTTGTGTAGAAGCCTGGAATATTGAAAGTACAACCAAGTTAGATAATGTTGATTGTCGCTTTGTCTATCTTCTAGAAAACCCCAAACCTGGAACCGATAACCGCGAACGCCGTCCCAGTAGTGGCGACTTTCAACCAGGAGAATTTACCAAGCTATTTGAAGAGGTTTTAAATACGGTTGATTTGATTTTCCGTAATGGCATTGATTGGAAGGCTTTTGTTAATGCTTTTCAAAATGTGCAGAACCAAAATGAAAACACAGAATTAGCCTTACAAAGTATTGAAAATAAAGGTGATGGGGTAGTTGTTGTTAAGGTTGGTGTGCCTGACGGTGCTGATAAAGAAAAGATTCATAGTGATTTCACACAAAATTATCAATTTGCACTGCAAGCAGTAGAGGAAAAATATAAAGCACAATTACAGGCTAAAGATAATCAGATAGCCATCTATCGCCAACAAAGTGCAGATATGAAAGACATTGTGAGTTTGTTGGCAAATAAACCTACGAATTTTCAATTTGAGAATAAATTTGAGAATAAACCTATGACTAACAGTAATGATGCCAGCCGTAATATTACCATTGGCAATATTGGCGGTGATTTTAATGCTAGTGGACAAGCTTTGAATTTAGGTGATATTAGTGGTACTGTCACAAATACTATTAATGAGTTACCAAGTTCACCTGAACCTGATAAACCAGGAGTTAAGGAATTGTTGGCGCAATTGCAAGCAGCAATTGAGGCTGAGAAAGATTTACCTCAAGAAGATAAAGCTGAGGCGTTGGAACAAGTGAAGACTTTGGCGGAAGCGGGAAAAAGTCCGCAAGAGGGGGCGATGCAAAAGGCGGCGAAAACAGCTTTGAAGATTTTGAAGGGGACAGTTGCAAGTTTACCCA comes from the Nodularia sp. NIES-3585 genome and includes:
- a CDS encoding pentapeptide repeat-containing protein; protein product: MPPDYAGQNLQGRSFKGQNLTGANFSKADIRGADFTNAILKGADFSGAKAGLQRHWAIGLLIASWLLSAVSGLFSIVLGVLVPFLSNPNDTEEFVIGIFSLIVLLVFCFITIRKGLTAGLGAFAVAFAVAGAFTGAGAVAVAVAFTGAGAVAVAVAFTGAGAVALAVAFAVAGAFTGAVAVAGVVAVAFTGAGAVAFTGAGAFTLFSAYIGWRSLTGNGKEAWVRSFAVAFAATGGTSFRDADLTNADFTGAILRNTDFKKANLTRTRFYEVKKLDLARVGDSILAKRDVLNLLVSCNGREKSYLGANLKGANLIGADLTNANLKNVDITETTFQGACLDWANLTLAQAVGTNFTSAQMTGACVEAWNIESTTKLDNVDCRFVYLLENPKPGTDNRERRPSSGDFQPGEFTKLFEEVLNTVDLIFRNGIDWKAFVNAFQNVQNQNENTELALQSIENKGDGVVVVKVGVPDGADKEKIHSDFTQNYQFALQAVEEKYKAQLQAKDNQIAIYRQQSADMKDIVSLLANKPTNFQFENKFENKPMTNSNDASRNITIGNIGGDFNASGQALNLGDISGTVTNTINELPSSPEPDKPGVKELLAQLQAAIEAEKDLPQEDKAEALEQVKTLAEAGKSPQEGAMQKAAKTALKILKGTVASLPSATKLVEECSKLLPMISQLLGLGL